A genomic region of Paenibacillus sp. PL2-23 contains the following coding sequences:
- a CDS encoding AAA family ATPase, which yields MRWIETHIDGFGQLYNRSLDLDAPLVIVYGPNEAGKSTLLGYFRAMLYGFARRSSPAERAEPVRGGRHGGRLAFQTSAGERYMLLRYADAAGGRPMLRPLGGHEGLAADAALKETALEQRQLEHDMLGHIHEKLYRSLFAISLTELHEIGMLSGEELGRHLYQAGWEGGAGIAAAEKELHKELDELFRPRSASRKLNTGIKALEQNEAEWRRLSDDIGRFNELRRQEADTEQALGEVAGRLPAVQARLRAARRALSARPAWLRKRQLEAERGRLSYTEGLSPGAERTWEELQRSREDARRRAEELRMELQLLARQGEGLTFDQDILARSDGLRALLQRADWFRTLNGELTEWRSQLLALDESIGVLVGGISPEWTEKRLRQMSMTIAERDYVRVAMDRLEACRRSEERIGMELDGLRAQERELTDRQLEAERLAKRGADRFKRSGEGRFGVFPDSKLALTSAWHGFEEALRVWEVEEAGAKTRNGEKRPFRGMSMSMGGSMLGGAGILLGIPSALGLFGDYGAMGAMAAVALTGGAVGLLFGSWMRGRKAARGMNPGKERRFSRSSPHEGAAESALLHAIGELAKPAAPSDMKLWLSRMGGAGLRSAMRVEVQERLDAIAERDQAMQAQWDAEARLRRHLDHMESRGAAAEQLRQEQDRELGRWRAWLDEQGLPLEMTPAATLETFDLAEKALERLSQWDRLAAKAEAAEQACADYGREAATLCAGYREAELRLKEDAVSALHILHAEVSRHQQVSDNQRQLAVKRTACIERLTGLEAELQDIESRIGSVLDRFGAAQEADYIQALADRSLLDQLDNERVRLEVELSAGLMPDELKGVSELLEKTDEQELSELLESLKAQEAKLMHDQRELLERKGELKGALEGMTQAEERASLLTKREMLRTELDADLERYAVLTIAKALIQQTKRVYEEERQPVVLRHASSYFARLTEGRYIRVNAVSAREGLTVEDRGRVVLDSGMLSRGTAEQLYLAMRLALAKEASKDVLLPLLLDDLFVNFDASRRKAAVSLLAELSAERQILFFTCHPETRDLLLTAVPEAKLISLEPHTPLQGSEREAPLESMA from the coding sequence ATGAGATGGATCGAGACGCATATTGACGGGTTCGGCCAGCTGTATAACCGAAGTCTGGATTTGGATGCGCCGCTTGTCATCGTCTACGGACCCAATGAAGCGGGCAAAAGCACGCTCCTGGGCTATTTCCGCGCGATGCTGTACGGCTTCGCGCGGCGCAGCAGCCCAGCGGAGAGGGCAGAGCCCGTCCGCGGCGGCCGGCATGGCGGCCGCTTGGCGTTCCAGACAAGCGCAGGGGAACGCTATATGCTGCTTCGTTATGCCGATGCAGCCGGCGGCCGTCCGATGCTGAGGCCGCTGGGCGGGCATGAAGGGCTTGCGGCAGATGCTGCACTCAAGGAGACCGCACTGGAGCAGAGGCAGCTTGAGCACGATATGCTGGGCCATATACACGAGAAGCTGTATCGTTCATTATTTGCGATTTCATTAACAGAGCTGCATGAGATCGGCATGCTGTCCGGCGAAGAGCTGGGCAGGCATCTCTACCAAGCCGGCTGGGAGGGCGGGGCAGGAATTGCCGCCGCGGAGAAGGAGCTCCACAAGGAGCTGGACGAGCTGTTCCGTCCAAGAAGCGCCAGCCGGAAGCTGAATACCGGCATTAAAGCGCTGGAGCAGAATGAAGCGGAATGGCGGAGGCTGAGCGATGATATCGGCCGCTTCAACGAGCTCCGGCGGCAGGAAGCTGACACGGAGCAGGCATTAGGGGAGGTGGCCGGCCGGCTTCCGGCTGTTCAAGCCAGACTGAGAGCCGCGCGAAGAGCCTTGTCGGCGAGGCCGGCCTGGCTACGCAAGCGGCAGCTTGAAGCGGAACGGGGCAGGCTCTCCTACACGGAAGGCTTGTCCCCCGGGGCGGAGCGAACATGGGAGGAGCTGCAGCGGAGCAGGGAGGACGCCCGGCGCAGAGCGGAGGAGCTGCGGATGGAACTGCAGTTGCTGGCCCGCCAGGGGGAGGGCTTAACGTTCGACCAAGATATCCTGGCGAGATCGGACGGGCTTAGGGCGCTGCTGCAACGCGCCGATTGGTTCAGGACCTTGAATGGCGAATTGACGGAATGGCGAAGCCAGCTGCTTGCGCTGGATGAGTCGATTGGCGTTTTGGTTGGGGGCATTTCGCCGGAGTGGACGGAGAAGCGCCTGCGACAGATGAGCATGACGATCGCCGAGCGCGATTATGTTCGAGTGGCGATGGATCGTCTGGAGGCATGCAGGCGGTCAGAGGAGCGCATCGGCATGGAGCTGGATGGACTCCGGGCCCAGGAGAGAGAGCTGACCGATCGCCAACTGGAAGCAGAGCGGCTGGCGAAGCGCGGAGCCGATCGCTTCAAGCGCAGCGGAGAAGGGCGGTTCGGCGTGTTTCCGGATAGCAAGCTTGCTCTTACATCGGCATGGCATGGATTCGAGGAGGCGTTGCGTGTATGGGAGGTTGAAGAGGCTGGCGCCAAGACTCGCAATGGAGAGAAGAGGCCTTTCCGGGGGATGAGCATGTCAATGGGAGGGAGCATGCTTGGGGGGGCAGGTATATTGCTGGGCATTCCCTCGGCATTGGGACTCTTCGGTGACTATGGCGCAATGGGAGCTATGGCGGCTGTTGCGCTTACTGGCGGCGCGGTTGGGCTCCTGTTCGGGAGCTGGATGCGGGGGAGGAAAGCGGCCAGGGGGATGAACCCCGGGAAGGAGCGGCGCTTCAGCAGGAGCAGTCCCCATGAAGGAGCTGCGGAGTCCGCGCTCCTCCATGCCATTGGCGAGCTGGCGAAGCCTGCGGCTCCATCCGATATGAAGCTGTGGCTGAGCCGCATGGGAGGCGCTGGCCTGCGCTCCGCCATGCGAGTAGAGGTGCAGGAGCGGCTGGACGCGATCGCCGAGCGGGATCAGGCGATGCAAGCCCAATGGGATGCGGAAGCGCGTCTCCGTCGCCATCTTGATCATATGGAATCCAGGGGCGCAGCAGCGGAGCAGCTTCGTCAGGAGCAAGACCGGGAGCTGGGAAGGTGGCGAGCGTGGCTGGACGAGCAAGGCTTGCCCTTGGAGATGACCCCGGCGGCAACGCTGGAGACGTTCGATCTGGCGGAGAAGGCGCTGGAGCGGCTGAGCCAATGGGATCGCTTGGCGGCCAAGGCCGAAGCGGCAGAGCAGGCATGCGCCGACTACGGGAGGGAGGCGGCAACGTTGTGCGCGGGATATCGTGAAGCGGAGCTGCGCCTGAAGGAGGATGCGGTGTCAGCCCTCCACATTTTGCATGCTGAGGTGTCCAGGCATCAGCAAGTATCGGATAACCAGCGACAGCTTGCGGTTAAGCGCACTGCATGCATAGAGCGTCTGACGGGACTTGAAGCGGAGCTGCAGGATATTGAGAGCCGTATAGGGAGCGTGCTAGACCGGTTCGGAGCGGCTCAGGAAGCCGATTACATCCAAGCGCTGGCGGACAGAAGCTTGCTGGATCAGCTCGATAACGAGCGGGTACGGCTGGAGGTGGAGCTTTCGGCGGGACTCATGCCGGATGAGCTTAAGGGGGTGTCGGAGCTGCTGGAAAAGACCGATGAGCAGGAGCTGTCGGAGCTGTTGGAGTCGTTGAAGGCGCAGGAAGCCAAGCTCATGCATGACCAGAGGGAGCTTCTGGAGCGCAAGGGCGAGCTCAAGGGAGCTCTTGAAGGGATGACGCAAGCCGAGGAGAGGGCGAGTCTGCTGACCAAGCGGGAGATGCTTCGGACGGAGCTGGATGCCGATCTGGAGCGCTACGCCGTTCTCACCATTGCCAAGGCTTTAATCCAGCAAACGAAACGTGTATATGAAGAGGAGCGGCAGCCAGTTGTTCTTCGGCATGCGTCCTCCTACTTCGCGCGACTAACGGAAGGCCGATATATTCGCGTAAACGCGGTTTCCGCGCGAGAAGGACTGACTGTGGAGGATCGCGGCCGAGTTGTGCTGGACAGCGGCATGCTCAGCCGCGGAACGGCCGAGCAGCTCTATCTTGCGATGAGGCTGGCCCTGGCGAAGGAAGCGTCCAAGGACGTATTGCTGCCGCTGCTGCTAGACGATTTGTTCGTTAATTTCGATGCTTCGAGACGAAAAGCGGCCGTAAGCCTGCTTGCGGAGCTGTCTGCGGAACGGCAAATTTTATTTTTTACGTGTCATCCGGAAACGCGGGATTTATTGCTGACGGCGGTGCCGGAGGCAAAGCTGATCTCACTGGAGCCGCACACACCCCTGCAGGGAAGTGAACGGGAGGCTCCACTGGAATCTATGGCTTGA
- a CDS encoding DNA repair exonuclease, producing the protein MCALGISFRFLHAADLHLDSPFRGLSKAPEAVREQLEASTFEAVRRLTEAAIEERVDFIVIAGDLYDSADRSLRAQLALVREWERLREAGVAVYAIHGNHDHLGGDRAQLDLPSNVHIFGAGQVDCQPAFSRTGELAAHIYGMSYGQRAEMRNMAAHYRPLAGAPYHIALLHGHAGGDAGHDPYAPCTVQELAASGFHYWALGHIHKRGVLHEYPHIVYPGNIQGRNPKETGPKGCFLVEVSEEGRTELQFVPLDSVRWTERSVSIEGHTTEQELLRELRQAAAAVREEQHGRAVMLRLKLIGRGSLYRTTAQQATLAALLEELQAEEEPMPGAPWLYCYALTAETGAVIDWDTLAGEDSFAGELLRLSERLLSSEGDWRAFASAALEDARLHPKLGRIGREKWERPPAEWLQEARELALGMIVQGGSSRREG; encoded by the coding sequence GTGTGCGCTCTGGGCATTTCATTTCGATTCCTGCATGCGGCCGATTTGCATTTGGACAGTCCCTTCAGAGGGCTGTCCAAGGCGCCGGAGGCTGTGAGGGAGCAGCTTGAGGCATCTACGTTCGAAGCTGTCAGAAGGCTCACGGAGGCGGCGATCGAGGAGAGGGTCGATTTTATCGTTATAGCCGGCGATCTTTATGATTCGGCGGATCGTTCCCTGCGAGCTCAGCTTGCTCTGGTCAGAGAGTGGGAGCGGCTTCGGGAGGCGGGAGTGGCGGTATACGCCATTCACGGCAATCATGACCATCTAGGCGGGGACCGGGCGCAGCTGGACCTGCCGTCTAACGTACATATTTTTGGAGCCGGTCAGGTAGACTGTCAGCCGGCGTTCAGCCGAACCGGGGAACTGGCGGCGCATATATACGGCATGTCCTACGGCCAGAGAGCCGAAATGAGAAATATGGCAGCCCATTATCGGCCCCTTGCAGGCGCCCCTTATCATATCGCGCTGCTTCATGGCCACGCGGGGGGCGACGCCGGACATGACCCTTACGCGCCATGCACCGTTCAGGAGCTGGCCGCAAGCGGCTTCCATTATTGGGCGCTTGGTCACATCCATAAGCGAGGGGTGCTGCACGAGTATCCTCATATTGTGTATCCCGGCAATATTCAGGGAAGAAATCCCAAGGAAACGGGACCCAAGGGCTGCTTTCTTGTCGAGGTGTCGGAGGAGGGCCGAACAGAGCTGCAATTTGTTCCGCTGGACAGCGTTCGCTGGACCGAGAGGTCTGTCTCTATTGAAGGGCACACGACAGAGCAGGAGCTGCTCAGGGAGCTCCGCCAGGCCGCCGCTGCGGTAAGGGAGGAGCAGCATGGCAGAGCGGTCATGCTTCGGCTGAAGCTGATCGGAAGAGGTTCGCTATATCGGACAACCGCACAGCAAGCAACGTTAGCGGCCCTGCTGGAGGAGCTGCAGGCGGAAGAAGAGCCCATGCCCGGGGCTCCATGGCTATATTGCTACGCCCTGACGGCCGAGACGGGGGCTGTTATCGACTGGGATACGCTCGCGGGCGAGGACAGCTTCGCGGGTGAGCTGCTGCGGCTAAGCGAACGGCTGCTGTCATCGGAGGGGGATTGGCGGGCCTTCGCTTCAGCAGCGCTGGAGGACGCCAGACTGCACCCCAAGCTCGGCCGCATCGGCCGGGAGAAATGGGAGCGCCCCCCGGCCGAGTGGCTGCAAGAAGCCAGGGAGCTTGCGCTCGGTATGATCGTGCAAGGGGGCAGCAGTCGCCGCGAAGGGTGA
- a CDS encoding glycosyltransferase family 4 protein has product MNILQALFFPPEQPGGVSSMVPYIQERFHKLGWGMELFSLPKRVRNKGQEEVVFHTFDYTEFKGNALVDKYIQTYRDYVWWTRMRIGKSYDIIHAHHPIAALVMKELFPNTPVVMTVHSSYERELILNGRIQEGGPEHKFLTSIYRELEHRTDKLMTVSESFRHYLAPYIDDPNAIKVIPNGFDEKRFKPISHENEVTQLITVCRLVPAKGLDILLHACAELKRRGCPFVLHIIGDGPIRKELEELAQELDLYDDIIFYGYMLHPEEFMPFFDVFVLPSRAEAFGSVFAEAALCWLALVGTNVGGIAEQIEDGVNGLLVPPEDAQALADALEKVVSDPHYRYNLARSAWDKAKKVYSLQRVISQMKKVYMEVKAKPLPE; this is encoded by the coding sequence ATGAATATATTGCAAGCTTTGTTTTTTCCGCCGGAGCAGCCGGGAGGCGTCTCCTCCATGGTTCCGTATATCCAGGAGCGGTTCCACAAGCTGGGCTGGGGCATGGAGCTGTTCTCCCTGCCGAAGCGGGTCCGGAACAAAGGCCAGGAAGAGGTCGTCTTCCATACATTTGATTATACCGAATTCAAGGGCAACGCGCTGGTAGACAAGTACATTCAAACCTATCGCGACTACGTCTGGTGGACGCGCATGCGTATAGGGAAGTCTTACGACATCATTCATGCGCATCATCCCATCGCCGCCCTGGTCATGAAGGAGCTGTTCCCGAACACGCCGGTCGTTATGACGGTCCATTCCAGCTATGAGCGGGAGCTGATTCTGAACGGAAGAATCCAGGAGGGCGGACCAGAGCATAAGTTTCTAACTTCGATCTATCGCGAGCTGGAGCATCGTACCGACAAGCTGATGACGGTGTCGGAGTCGTTCCGCCATTATCTTGCGCCTTATATCGATGACCCCAATGCCATTAAGGTTATTCCCAATGGCTTCGACGAGAAGCGCTTCAAGCCGATATCCCATGAGAACGAGGTCACTCAGCTGATTACGGTCTGCAGGCTGGTGCCCGCCAAGGGATTGGATATCTTGCTGCACGCATGCGCTGAGCTGAAGCGCAGAGGTTGTCCGTTCGTGCTCCATATCATCGGGGATGGTCCCATCCGCAAGGAGCTGGAGGAGCTGGCCCAGGAGCTGGACTTGTACGATGACATTATATTTTATGGCTATATGCTTCATCCTGAAGAGTTTATGCCGTTCTTCGACGTGTTTGTGCTGCCATCGCGGGCGGAGGCGTTCGGCTCGGTATTCGCGGAGGCTGCGCTCTGCTGGCTTGCCTTGGTCGGGACAAATGTCGGCGGCATTGCGGAGCAGATCGAGGACGGGGTGAACGGGCTGCTGGTGCCGCCGGAAGACGCGCAGGCGCTCGCTGACGCGCTGGAGAAGGTTGTATCGGACCCTCATTATCGTTATAACCTCGCGCGGTCGGCATGGGATAAAGCGAAGAAGGTGTATTCGCTGCAGCGAGTTATCTCGCAGATGAAGAAGGTTTATATGGAAGTGAAAGCCAAGCCGCTGCCGGAATAG
- a CDS encoding GGDEF domain-containing protein, which produces MSIMLGISSPVGQWLSSASVIVILMLMLFMSVKLHASYRSKSTYRLLITAISLAAVRQLALIAVSASGLGTLAYVQLAADMLHILSFIIINFVFMKLYTYPTAQLRLLPFTVMSLLTLVAAIVQVTVDPGGGSELALNAAAFPLLDVYAIVVTLIILIATRSADMNNKFYGSLIVVFIYECARAADTYVFLGSPSWFKVLTTLLPVVYYTLLFMLLFEWVIDRLMSTYQSSIVDGLTGLYNRRHFQSKAEALLARGKKTAIIFCDIDNFKKLNDTHGHHKADGVLKQVADIISEESRGIGAAGRYGGEELLACISTERVKPEIVAESIRRRVEAETIVTISVGFSTNKESASVQELVKLADEAMYYSKTNGKNRVTAYRSIPASMRGMG; this is translated from the coding sequence ATGTCAATTATGCTTGGAATCAGCAGTCCTGTCGGACAGTGGCTGTCATCCGCATCGGTTATCGTCATCTTAATGTTAATGCTGTTCATGTCAGTCAAGCTGCACGCCAGCTACCGCAGCAAGAGCACCTACCGGCTGCTTATTACCGCCATCTCGCTTGCCGCCGTTAGGCAGCTGGCGCTTATCGCGGTCTCGGCCTCCGGCTTGGGGACGCTTGCGTATGTTCAGCTTGCGGCCGACATGCTGCATATCCTTTCTTTTATCATTATAAACTTTGTGTTCATGAAATTATATACCTATCCCACCGCGCAGCTTCGGCTCCTTCCGTTCACCGTCATGTCCTTGCTGACGCTGGTTGCCGCCATTGTGCAAGTTACCGTGGATCCCGGCGGCGGCTCGGAGCTCGCGCTGAATGCTGCGGCGTTCCCGTTGCTGGACGTCTACGCCATCGTGGTTACTCTTATTATATTAATCGCCACGCGGTCGGCTGACATGAATAACAAATTTTATGGAAGCCTGATTGTCGTATTTATCTATGAATGCGCACGCGCCGCCGACACCTACGTCTTCCTGGGCTCGCCCTCCTGGTTCAAGGTGCTGACGACACTGCTGCCTGTCGTGTATTACACACTGCTGTTCATGCTGCTGTTCGAGTGGGTCATCGACCGTCTGATGTCCACCTATCAGTCGTCGATCGTAGACGGGCTGACCGGCCTCTACAACCGCCGCCACTTCCAGTCCAAGGCGGAGGCGCTGCTGGCCCGCGGCAAGAAGACTGCCATCATCTTCTGCGACATAGATAATTTCAAGAAGCTGAACGATACGCACGGCCATCACAAAGCGGATGGCGTCCTCAAGCAGGTCGCCGATATTATCAGCGAGGAGAGCAGAGGCATCGGAGCCGCGGGCCGTTATGGCGGCGAGGAGCTTCTGGCCTGCATCTCTACCGAGCGCGTTAAGCCCGAGATCGTAGCGGAATCTATACGGCGCCGCGTTGAGGCGGAGACGATCGTGACCATCAGCGTTGGCTTCAGCACCAACAAGGAAAGCGCCAGCGTGCAAGAGCTGGTGAAGCTTGCGGATGAAGCCATGTATTACTCCAAGACCAATGGCAAAAACCGCGTCACCGCCTACAGGTCCATCCCTGCCTCAATGAGAGGCATGGGATGA
- a CDS encoding PhzF family phenazine biosynthesis protein produces MAEDPVTGSAHCALAPYWAKRLRKADLTGFQASPRGGVVGMKLMDKRVLLSGQAVTVLRGELEV; encoded by the coding sequence ATAGCAGAGGATCCCGTGACGGGCTCGGCGCATTGCGCGCTGGCCCCCTATTGGGCGAAACGACTGCGTAAAGCGGATTTAACCGGCTTCCAGGCTTCGCCAAGAGGAGGCGTTGTCGGAATGAAGCTAATGGATAAAAGGGTGCTGCTGTCGGGACAGGCGGTTACTGTGCTTCGAGGGGAGCTTGAGGTCTGA
- a CDS encoding GyrI-like domain-containing protein: protein MENCSIISKPALQLVGIHYCGPYSSFPDEAIRLQTEFLARKHEFNDAIKSTVLYSPYYGNEAFATYWACYEVQHMEELPPGMVRITIPAHRYAMVACSNKRIGEGYEQLHAWMNEEKLQKHDQAVSLELFYIDEQHWEEEPVALLIPLKD from the coding sequence GTGGAAAATTGCTCAATCATCTCCAAACCGGCGTTACAGCTTGTAGGCATTCATTATTGCGGACCGTATTCATCCTTCCCGGATGAAGCCATCCGTCTCCAGACGGAGTTTCTGGCACGCAAGCATGAGTTTAACGACGCGATCAAGTCGACGGTGCTGTATAGTCCCTATTACGGCAATGAAGCGTTCGCGACCTATTGGGCATGTTATGAAGTGCAGCATATGGAGGAGCTTCCTCCCGGTATGGTACGTATAACGATTCCAGCTCATCGCTACGCGATGGTGGCGTGCTCGAACAAACGGATTGGCGAAGGTTATGAGCAGCTGCATGCCTGGATGAATGAGGAGAAGCTTCAGAAGCATGATCAGGCGGTTTCGCTGGAGCTGTTTTATATTGATGAACAGCACTGGGAGGAAGAGCCGGTTGCGCTGCTGATTCCTTTGAAGGACTAA